The Polaribacter sp. KT25b genome contains the following window.
AAGTTCCGCCTTCATCAACAGAAAAATGCGAGAATTCAGAAATATCTGCACCTGCAACAAAAGCTTTATCGCCACTACCTGTAAGCACAATAACTTTTATGTCATTATCACCTTCTAAAGCTTTAAAAGCCTCACTTAATTCATGAATTATTGCCTTGTTTAAAGCGTTTAGTTTATTAGGTCTGTTAATTGTTACTTGAGCAATTTTGTTATTTTTTTCTACTAAAATGTTATCAAATTTCATATTCTATAGTTTAAAATAAAAGTTTGTTTTTTATATTTTTGGTAAAACCACTGTAAAAACAGTACCAATTCCTTCTTCTGATGTAAAAGAAATTGTACCATCATACGCTTCTATAATATTTTTTATCATTGCCAAACCAAGTCCCATTCCACTAGATTTTGTAGTAAATTTTGGTTCGAAAATTAAATCTTTTACTTTTTCTTGAATTCCTCTTCCGTTATCTGTAACCGTAATTTTTACGTTATTATTTTCTGATAAAACAGTAACATCAATTATAGGAGTTTCTTTATTTTCTGTAGCTTGAATGGCATTTTTAACCAAATTAGTAACAATTCTAATCAATTGAGTTTTATCTAAATAGGCAAATAATTCTTCTTCTTTTGGATAATAGTTGATAAAATCTTCACCAAAAATATCTAACGCTAATTTAACAACACTTATTATTTCAACTTTTTCTCTTTTTTGAGTTGGCATTTTAGCAAAATCAGAAAAAGCAGAAGCAATAGAGCTCATTACATCTATTTGTTGAATTAATGTTTTACTATATTCTGCTAATTTTTCTCTAATATTTTCATCCGCAGGATTAAATTTACGCTCAAAACTTTGCACAGATAAACGCATTGGTGTTAACGGATTTTTAATTTCGTGCGCAACTTGTTTTGCCATTTCTCGCCAAGCTTGTTCACGTTCGCTTTTTGCTAATTTTACAGCACTTTCTTCAAGCTGATCAATCATATTATTATAAGCTTCTACTAAAACTTCAATTTCTGAACTTGCTGCATTTAAAATTATTTTTTCATTTCGTTCATGCAATCGTGTTTGATGCATTTTATCAGAAATAGTTTGTATTGATCTTGTAATATAACTAGATAACAAATAGGCAAGCGCAATAGCAATTATAAACATTAGTAAATACACCAAACCTAATCTGTAAATAAACTCTCTTAATTCACTTTCAATTTCAGAATTATCTTGCGTAAACTGCATTTCTAAAATTCCTATTCTTTTAAACTTAGGGTCGTTTATATACGAATATGAAGTTTGATACCCAACACCATCTTCTTCTCTACTTTTTAATATTTTATGATTAGAGTTTTGAGATAATTCATTTAAAATAAGATGATTTAAAGGTTTTATATCTGTTTCTTCAAACGCATTTGTTTTAGATGAAATTAGAAAATTACCCTTTAAATCGAAAAATGAAATATTTAATTTATTTATAGATGATATTTCATAAATACGTTCTTGAAATATTTTTGGTAAATTTTCTGTGTTAACTAAATATGTTGTTTTATTTGTTAATTCTAACTCAATAGTTTCTTGAGTTGTAGCTTCTTTACGCTCAAAACGCTGAATATTATAATCTTTTGTTTGCTCGTCGTATTGATAAACAGTTACACCCAAAATTAATATTGATGCTAACAACACCAATAAAATCATAGACAAAAAGATACGTATTCTAAGGGAAATATTTTTAAAATTGAACACTATTTATTCTGATTTTATACGTTTTGTTTTCATTATTAAAGTATCATCAAATTCACCATCGTCGTCCCAATCATAAACACTTTTTGCAATAAAGCCTTCTTCTGCTTTAGTAACTATATAATTTACTTTTACATTTCTTCCTAAATAGAAGTATTCTATATGTAAAGTATCTTTGTTT
Protein-coding sequences here:
- a CDS encoding PAS domain-containing sensor histidine kinase, producing the protein MILLVLLASILILGVTVYQYDEQTKDYNIQRFERKEATTQETIELELTNKTTYLVNTENLPKIFQERIYEISSINKLNISFFDLKGNFLISSKTNAFEETDIKPLNHLILNELSQNSNHKILKSREEDGVGYQTSYSYINDPKFKRIGILEMQFTQDNSEIESELREFIYRLGLVYLLMFIIAIALAYLLSSYITRSIQTISDKMHQTRLHERNEKIILNAASSEIEVLVEAYNNMIDQLEESAVKLAKSEREQAWREMAKQVAHEIKNPLTPMRLSVQSFERKFNPADENIREKLAEYSKTLIQQIDVMSSIASAFSDFAKMPTQKREKVEIISVVKLALDIFGEDFINYYPKEEELFAYLDKTQLIRIVTNLVKNAIQATENKETPIIDVTVLSENNNVKITVTDNGRGIQEKVKDLIFEPKFTTKSSGMGLGLAMIKNIIEAYDGTISFTSEEGIGTVFTVVLPKI